A region of Natribaculum luteum DNA encodes the following proteins:
- a CDS encoding M48 family metallopeptidase, translated as MSEVQCQEVSLLGRTVEYDVRYSPNATEPRIDVDIHGVTVVIPESEELRPTKLLKENAAWVIEKKRKYDTYKTNIPERRFEAGATFPYLGEQHEVVIEQRPSSSVVDGKLRLAKYHVKDTSVKRALETLYRRNARQTFERRADHYATEMGVEYGQIEIRNQRTRWGSCSTTGTLGLNWRLMMAPIKIVDYIIVHELAHLREPNHTAAFWSLVAEHDPDYEDHAQWLEENSIRLIFSEEDL; from the coding sequence ATGTCTGAAGTACAATGCCAAGAGGTCAGCCTCTTGGGACGCACCGTCGAATACGATGTGCGTTACAGTCCTAATGCAACTGAGCCTCGAATAGACGTGGACATACACGGAGTGACTGTTGTCATTCCTGAGTCGGAGGAACTTCGGCCAACAAAGCTACTCAAAGAGAACGCTGCATGGGTCATTGAAAAAAAGCGCAAGTACGACACCTATAAAACAAACATACCGGAGCGGAGGTTTGAAGCTGGAGCGACATTCCCCTATTTAGGGGAACAGCACGAGGTCGTTATTGAACAACGACCGTCGTCTAGTGTGGTCGATGGCAAACTCCGGCTAGCCAAGTATCATGTCAAAGATACCTCGGTGAAACGCGCTCTTGAAACGCTCTACCGACGCAATGCCCGCCAAACGTTTGAGCGGCGAGCCGACCACTACGCAACGGAGATGGGAGTTGAGTATGGGCAAATCGAGATTCGAAACCAGAGAACCCGTTGGGGCAGCTGTTCTACCACGGGAACACTCGGCTTGAATTGGCGATTGATGATGGCCCCTATCAAGATTGTCGATTATATTATCGTCCACGAACTCGCCCACCTTCGGGAACCGAACCACACAGCAGCGTTCTGGTCCCTTGTCGCGGAACACGACCCAGATTATGAGGATCATGCCCAGTGGCTCGAAGAGAATAGTATTCGTCTGATTTTTTCCGAGGAGGACCTTTGA
- a CDS encoding type I restriction endonuclease subunit R: MVSTPSEYGVERSLLSWLDGVGWGTHGQDGDRGANVLDDTYERDSHEVIYWNLLAEQVVALNDAITEDNVEKFISSLKRDLDAENLMDGNRAFHQLLTKGKTFSVQRDDGTSETIYVDLIDYENPENNRFHAVNQFSVSRETTIRPDVSLFVNGIPLVTMELKSQAQDNDWHDAVSDLLAYQDDVPRLFVPGLFNVAADTMELRYGSVGAPREFYEPWNDAPAKYEDDNEMRQAVKALCNPSTILDLLKNFVFYERRAGGDAKIVPRYMQYYAVNRILNRVHRAEHKRGLIWHTQGSGKSFTMLYAAENLLKRDVARNPQVFIIVDTDKLNSQMRDQLANLSLEQWTEAESIDHLQELIERGQSELVLTTIQKFENVDPDVQGNDEVIVMSDEAHRFMEADLGSRLDSALPDCYHFGFTGTPVREGERHEDRNTFREFSPEGEDYLHRYSVKQGIEDGLILPVYFTLRHEMEWEIDEAGLDEEFEESFRGMTTDEKREFIRDNVNATTLAEIEPRVDRAVDEIDHHYDEHVAPNGWKGMVVTPSRRSAAMYGERLIERRGEDEVEVLYTATKDDPDLIQQFHTDSEERDGIIKEFKQEDEPKLLVVHNMLLTGFDAPVLKTMYLDRNLKNHNLMQAIARTNRPAEGKENGEIVDFQGVFENIDEALDYDAETKAYAARDKDELFDDLVDQVDSVLEIFDGIPKIDTQEATYEAVNRVSTHPERREFKQGFRHLQNLYEAVAPDGRLVSEGIEQKYKWLSRIHVAFKRTTGEPEPEDDMREKTRDIISNNVEITEIKRDFPTYKLGEEYLEDVEGLDNPGVKASQIAHATREHLHPRENQNPRYKRLSERVTDIVERWQGDEISDPEAVEALRSVEEEVLEVEEEAEEQGMSNTEFAIYTHLTEETPEAIQSEEQAEEVAEKIVSEFNDRVDRDYAGWKTNQQTIAEIERILLDVLVVEHDLGHLIQDNDDFVDAVRDYLIQNHV, translated from the coding sequence ATGGTTAGCACTCCATCCGAATACGGCGTCGAACGCTCTCTTCTCTCGTGGCTCGACGGCGTCGGATGGGGAACCCACGGGCAAGACGGCGACCGTGGCGCGAACGTACTCGATGACACCTACGAGCGCGACAGCCATGAAGTTATCTACTGGAACCTCCTTGCCGAGCAGGTCGTCGCACTCAACGACGCCATCACCGAGGACAACGTCGAGAAGTTCATCTCCTCACTGAAGCGCGACCTCGATGCGGAGAACCTCATGGACGGCAACCGGGCATTCCACCAACTGCTCACCAAGGGCAAGACCTTCTCCGTCCAGCGCGACGACGGCACGAGCGAGACGATCTACGTTGACCTGATCGACTACGAGAACCCCGAGAACAACCGCTTCCACGCGGTCAATCAGTTCTCCGTCTCCCGCGAGACGACCATCCGCCCGGACGTGTCCCTGTTCGTCAATGGGATTCCGCTGGTGACGATGGAACTCAAGAGCCAAGCACAGGACAACGACTGGCACGACGCCGTTAGTGATCTGCTTGCCTATCAGGACGATGTCCCCCGGCTGTTCGTCCCCGGTCTGTTCAACGTTGCCGCCGACACGATGGAACTCCGCTACGGTTCGGTCGGCGCTCCCCGCGAGTTCTACGAACCGTGGAACGACGCCCCCGCGAAATACGAGGACGACAACGAGATGCGGCAGGCGGTGAAAGCACTCTGCAACCCCAGCACCATCCTCGATCTGCTGAAGAACTTCGTCTTCTACGAGCGGCGGGCTGGCGGTGATGCGAAGATCGTCCCGCGATACATGCAGTACTACGCGGTGAACCGAATCCTTAACCGCGTCCATCGGGCCGAACACAAGCGCGGCCTCATCTGGCACACCCAAGGGTCGGGGAAGTCTTTCACGATGCTGTACGCCGCCGAAAATCTCCTCAAGCGCGACGTAGCCCGGAACCCGCAGGTGTTCATCATCGTCGATACGGATAAGCTCAACAGCCAGATGCGCGACCAACTGGCGAACCTCTCGCTGGAACAATGGACGGAAGCCGAGAGCATCGACCATCTGCAAGAACTCATCGAGCGAGGACAGAGCGAGCTTGTTCTGACGACTATCCAGAAGTTCGAGAACGTTGACCCCGACGTGCAGGGCAACGACGAGGTCATCGTCATGTCCGACGAGGCCCACCGCTTCATGGAAGCTGACCTCGGAAGCCGCCTCGATTCGGCCTTACCCGACTGTTACCACTTCGGCTTCACCGGGACGCCCGTTCGGGAGGGAGAACGCCACGAAGATCGGAACACGTTCCGCGAGTTCTCCCCCGAGGGTGAGGACTACCTGCATCGCTACTCCGTGAAGCAAGGCATCGAGGACGGCCTGATTCTGCCCGTGTACTTCACGCTCCGCCACGAGATGGAGTGGGAAATCGACGAGGCGGGGCTGGACGAGGAGTTCGAGGAGAGCTTCCGTGGCATGACCACCGACGAGAAGCGTGAGTTCATCCGCGACAATGTGAACGCAACAACACTCGCGGAGATTGAACCACGGGTTGACCGCGCTGTCGATGAGATTGACCACCACTACGACGAACACGTTGCGCCGAACGGCTGGAAGGGAATGGTCGTTACGCCAAGTCGACGGTCTGCGGCAATGTACGGAGAACGTCTCATCGAGCGGCGTGGAGAGGACGAGGTGGAAGTTCTCTACACCGCGACCAAGGACGACCCTGACCTGATTCAGCAGTTCCACACGGATTCCGAGGAGCGTGACGGCATCATCAAGGAGTTCAAACAGGAAGACGAGCCGAAACTCCTTGTGGTACACAACATGCTCCTGACGGGCTTCGACGCCCCGGTTCTGAAGACGATGTATCTCGACCGGAATCTGAAGAACCACAACCTTATGCAGGCCATCGCCCGGACGAACCGACCTGCCGAGGGGAAGGAGAACGGGGAGATCGTGGACTTTCAGGGCGTGTTCGAGAACATCGACGAGGCGCTAGATTACGACGCCGAGACGAAAGCCTATGCCGCACGCGACAAGGACGAACTGTTCGATGATCTCGTTGACCAAGTCGATTCCGTGTTGGAGATTTTCGACGGGATTCCGAAAATCGACACTCAAGAGGCGACCTACGAGGCCGTCAACCGAGTCAGTACCCATCCAGAGAGACGCGAGTTCAAGCAGGGCTTCCGTCACCTCCAGAATCTCTATGAGGCCGTCGCTCCGGATGGCCGACTGGTGAGCGAGGGTATCGAGCAGAAATACAAGTGGCTGAGTCGGATTCACGTCGCATTCAAGCGTACCACTGGAGAGCCAGAACCCGAGGACGATATGCGAGAGAAGACGCGAGACATTATCAGCAACAACGTCGAAATCACGGAAATCAAGCGGGACTTCCCGACCTACAAGCTTGGGGAAGAATACCTCGAAGATGTCGAAGGACTCGATAATCCCGGTGTGAAGGCTTCGCAGATCGCTCACGCGACTCGGGAACACCTCCATCCGCGAGAGAACCAGAACCCCCGGTATAAGCGGCTGAGTGAGCGCGTGACCGACATCGTCGAACGCTGGCAAGGTGACGAGATTAGCGACCCCGAGGCAGTTGAAGCTCTGAGGTCAGTCGAAGAGGAGGTTCTGGAGGTTGAGGAGGAAGCTGAGGAGCAGGGGATGAGTAACACCGAGTTCGCCATCTATACCCATCTCACAGAGGAAACGCCGGAGGCGATTCAGTCAGAAGAGCAAGCCGAAGAAGTCGCAGAGAAAATCGTCTCAGAGTTCAACGACCGCGTTGACCGTGATTACGCCGGTTGGAAGACGAACCAGCAGACTATCGCAGAGATTGAGCGCATCCTGCTCGACGTACTAGTGGTCGAACACGATCTTGGCCATCTGATTCAGGACAACGATGACTTCGTAGATGCAGTTCGTGACTACCTGATTCAAAACCATGTCTGA
- a CDS encoding tyrosine-type recombinase/integrase: protein MSSTTNTQTQTEEKAKAWLKPEQVDELRTTTVAESANYLSLRNDTIIAMLYDSGLRVGELVQLDVDMLDLDEGIIMLPPDIQKDYPNDNTPSYTEIELATDTVRTLRNYLNSRWKNPDALFPSRQSERMTTESVRNVVEDAAVEGNVHPQTLRGRGEPKEITPHTLRHSVAYRMLNREDGNTLYDVTKRLRHATIQTTERVYSHFDRV from the coding sequence ATGTCCTCTACAACGAATACCCAAACTCAGACAGAAGAGAAAGCGAAAGCATGGCTCAAACCAGAACAGGTAGACGAACTCCGAACCACGACAGTCGCGGAGTCGGCCAACTATCTCTCCCTCCGCAACGACACAATCATCGCGATGCTGTACGACTCTGGACTCCGTGTCGGTGAGCTGGTCCAGTTGGATGTCGACATGCTCGATCTCGATGAAGGCATCATCATGCTCCCTCCGGACATACAGAAGGACTACCCCAACGACAACACTCCTTCATACACAGAAATCGAGCTAGCCACTGATACCGTCCGGACACTTCGCAACTACCTCAACTCTCGCTGGAAAAACCCAGACGCCCTTTTCCCAAGTCGGCAATCCGAACGAATGACGACGGAATCTGTCCGCAACGTCGTTGAAGACGCTGCTGTCGAAGGAAACGTCCACCCTCAAACTCTCAGAGGCCGAGGTGAACCAAAGGAAATCACGCCACACACACTTCGTCACTCAGTCGCGTATCGGATGTTGAACAGGGAAGATGGGAACACGCTGTACGACGTGACCAAGAGGTTGCGACACGCAACTATTCAGACGACTGAGCGCGTGTACTCGCACTTTGACCGTGTATAA